A stretch of Bombus vancouverensis nearcticus chromosome 13, iyBomVanc1_principal, whole genome shotgun sequence DNA encodes these proteins:
- the LOC143303543 gene encoding uncharacterized protein LOC143303543 → MPIHIRAWWRGRIYEVSKKLAQPDLGEPEVLLNQLHLYGEEAVDEWRSEWTRYNANNWTNRLIEDAATFRKRKRNIDHYTMQLLAGHGIFNTYRVRINKETVDKCWDCNACADDAEHALLRCPRWAVQRTTLENVVVDMFTVNNIIALVSVDDHTWGLFRSFCGTVMKARQAQERAKGGATRRWGR, encoded by the coding sequence ATGCCCATTCATATAAGGGCGTGGTGGCGAGGGAGAATTTACGAGGTTAGTAAGAAACTAGCTCAGCCAGACCTCGGCGAACCAGAAGTTCTCCTAAATCAGCTCCATCTTTACGGAGAGGAGGCGGTGGACGAGTGGAGAAGTGAGTGGACCAGGTACAACGCGAACAATTGGACAAATAGGTTGATTGAGGATGCAGCCACGTTccggaagaggaagagaaatatCGATCACTATACCATGCAGCTGTTGGCTGGACATGGTATCTTCAACACGTATAGGGTTAGGATTAACAAGGAAACCGTTGACAAATGTTGGGATTGCAATGCGTGTGCAGATGATGCTGAGCACGCCTTACTGAGGTGTCCAAGATGGGCAGTCCAACGTACCACTCTGGAGAATGTCGTTGTCGACATGTTTACAGTGAATAATATAATCGCATTGGTGTCGGTCGACGACCATACCTGGGGTCTGTTCCGGAGCTTCTGCGGGACAGTGATGAAGGCCAGACAGGCACAAGAAAGGGCCAAAGGCGGAGCTACTAGAAGATGGGGAAGATGA